Proteins encoded in a region of the Orcinus orca chromosome 8, mOrcOrc1.1, whole genome shotgun sequence genome:
- the CXCR5 gene encoding C-X-C chemokine receptor type 5, with the protein MNYPLTLDMDLMNYNLEDLYKELGSYNDSTETHTMENHLCSTAEGPLLTSFKAVFVPVAYGLIFLLGMMGNILVLVILERHRQTRSSTETFLFHLAVADLLLVFILPFAVAEGSVGWVLGSFLCKTVISLHKINFYCSSLLLACIAVDRYLAIVHAVHAYRHRRLLSIHITCATIWLAGVFFALPEILFAKVSQPHYNDSLPHCTFPQENQAETNAWFTSRFLYHIGGFLLPMLVMTWCYVGVVHRLCQAQRRPQRQKAVRVAILVTSVFFLCWSPYHVVIFLDTLTRLKALGSSCEFNGYLSVAITMSEFLGLAHCCLNPMLYTFAGVKFRSDLSRLLTKLGCAGPASLCQFFPSWRKSSLSESENATSLTTF; encoded by the coding sequence TACAAGGAATTAGGCAGCTACAATGACAGTACGGAGACCCACACAATGGAAAATCACCTCTGCTCCACAGCTGAGGGGCCCCTGCTGACCTCCTTCAAGGCCGTGTTCGTGCCTGTGGCCTATGGCCTCATCTTCCTCCTGGGTATGATGGGCAACATCCTGGTGCTGGTCATCCTGGAGCGGCACCGGCAAACGCGCAGCTCAACCGAGACCTTCCTGTTCCACCTGGCGGTGGCCGACCTCCTGCTGGTCTTCATCCTGCCCTTTGCTGTGGCCGAGGGCTCCGTGGGCTGGGTCCTGGGCAGCTTCCTCTGCAAAACCGTGATTTCTCTGCACAAGATCAACTTCTACTGCAGCAGCCTGCTCCTGGCCTGCATCGCTGTGGACCGCTACCTGGCCATCGTCCACGCCGTCCACGCCTACCGCCACCGCCGCCTCCTCTCCATCCACATCACCTGTGCAACCATCTGGCTGGCGGGCGTCTTCTTTGCCTTGCCAGAGATCCTTTTCGCCAAGGTCAGTCAACCCCATTACAACGACTCTCTGCCACACTGCACCTTCCCCCAGGAGAACCAGGCCGAAACCAACGCCTGGTTCACCTCCCGCTTTCTCTATCACATCGGAGGATTCCTGCTGCCGATGCTGGTGATGACCTGGTGCTATGTCGGGGTGGTGCACAGGCTGTGCCAGGCCCAGCGGCGTCCTCAGCGGCAGAAGGCGGTCAGGGTGGCCATCCTTGTGACAAGTGTCTTCTTTCTCTGCTGGTCACCCTACCACGTTGTTATCTTCCTGGACACCCTGACGAGGCTGAAGGCCCTGGGCAGTAGCTGTGAGTTCAATGGCTATCTCTCCGTGGCCATCACCATGAGTGAGTTCCTGGGCCTGGCCCACTGCTGCCTCAATCCCATGCTCTACACGTTTGCCGGCGTGAAGTTCCGCAGTGACCTGTCGCGGCTTCTGACCAAGCTGGGCTGTGCCGGCCCTGCCTCTCTTTGCCAGTTCTTCCCTAGTTGGCGCAAGAGCAGCCTCTCGGAGTCAGAGAATGCCACCTCCCTCACCACCTTCTAG